In a genomic window of Brucella anthropi ATCC 49188:
- a CDS encoding RNA polymerase sigma factor produces the protein MESGTPQSHEADVSHPAPESFEGQLLALLPVMRRYSRSLAKSDAEGEDLLQDCVAKALSRRGQWRGLNLRGWILTMMTNLYRNGYKSRARTRHETLDATENVSVAATETDPFQLQQLEEAINTLPDDNRAVLMLIVVEGYSYGEAAEMLGIPVGTVMSRLSRARHRVAEHMSGSNIVTLRRNR, from the coding sequence ATGGAGTCTGGCACGCCGCAAAGCCATGAGGCCGATGTGAGCCATCCCGCTCCCGAAAGTTTCGAGGGCCAGCTTCTGGCCCTCCTGCCGGTCATGCGGCGTTATTCGCGCAGCCTTGCCAAGTCCGATGCCGAAGGCGAGGACCTTTTGCAGGATTGCGTGGCGAAGGCGTTGTCGCGGCGCGGCCAGTGGCGTGGCCTCAATCTGCGTGGGTGGATACTCACGATGATGACCAATCTTTACCGCAATGGCTACAAAAGCCGCGCCCGGACCCGACATGAAACGCTGGATGCCACTGAAAATGTCAGTGTCGCTGCGACGGAGACGGATCCGTTCCAGCTGCAGCAGCTTGAAGAGGCGATCAACACCCTGCCGGACGATAACCGCGCGGTGCTGATGCTCATCGTCGTCGAAGGCTACAGCTATGGCGAGGCGGCAGAAATGCTGGGCATACCTGTCGGAACGGTCATGTCGCGGCTTTCACGGGCAAGACATCGCGTTGCCGAACATATGAGCGGCTCGAATATTGTAACGCTTCGGAGAAACCGATGA
- a CDS encoding anti-sigma factor family protein encodes MIERNSPITEAELLGFVDGQLSEAEHARIAGLLESNPEQAALAAEWRRQNDGIRQLFSGYAKAKNDDPGMIRSAGIRQSRTYRSAVAAAVLAALLIGAAGGFAGSRLFAEVEPQIASVQTLPQQSQAAYLIYASEVRHPVEVFSNEEAHLATWLGKRLDIPDLRVPDLRSLGFQLVGGRLLPVDGKAGAFFMYEDEAGKRLSVIVGRNPDNRDTSFRFASSDGVETFYWIDSDLGYAVSGEISRERLRQVAEECYRQFPG; translated from the coding sequence ATGATAGAACGCAATTCTCCCATAACCGAAGCGGAACTGCTCGGCTTTGTCGACGGGCAATTGTCCGAAGCAGAACATGCGCGCATTGCCGGGCTTCTTGAAAGCAACCCCGAGCAGGCGGCGCTGGCTGCCGAATGGCGCAGACAGAACGACGGTATCAGGCAACTCTTTTCCGGTTATGCCAAGGCAAAGAACGACGATCCCGGAATGATCCGCTCAGCGGGGATACGCCAGTCGCGCACCTATCGTAGCGCTGTTGCCGCAGCGGTTCTGGCGGCCTTGTTGATCGGCGCCGCTGGCGGCTTTGCAGGCTCGCGCCTGTTTGCGGAAGTAGAGCCGCAAATAGCGAGCGTGCAAACCCTGCCACAGCAGTCGCAGGCGGCATATCTCATCTATGCCAGCGAAGTACGGCATCCGGTCGAGGTCTTTTCCAACGAAGAGGCGCATCTTGCGACATGGCTTGGCAAACGGCTCGACATACCCGACCTTCGTGTTCCCGATCTCCGCTCGTTGGGCTTCCAGCTTGTTGGTGGACGCCTGTTGCCGGTTGACGGCAAGGCGGGCGCATTCTTCATGTATGAGGACGAGGCTGGAAAACGGCTTTCGGTGATCGTCGGTCGCAATCCGGATAACCGCGATACGAGCTTCCGTTTTGCTTCAAGCGATGGTGTCGAAACTTTCTACTGGATCGACAGCGATCTTGGTTATGCAGTAAGCGGCGAGATTTCGCGCGAACGCCTGCGGCAGGTGGCGGAAGAATGCTACCGCCAGTTTCCGGGCTGA
- a CDS encoding asparaginase, which produces MTLAKPSIAVIATGGTIASKRGEDGASTPVLSGEDLLEFVPGLEAELRPVDLMAKDSASLTLSDMQRISDAVGSCLKDGDFDGIVVLHGTDAMEETALLVHLQRRISKPVIFTGAQFTADHPQADGPENLATAIRLACDPANADKGVLIAFGGRIVPAWGAYKFNSDSADAFRSARMIQIQSPVLPAPVGDRRIDTIAIYPGCDALHIEASIAAGASGIVLAALGSGNTTPCVVEAVRECSRRNIPVAVSSRVPEGLLTPGYGGGGGGYDLGEAGAIHAHTLRPGQARILLAALIASGSSKDAMVHAFSDDG; this is translated from the coding sequence ATGACGCTTGCAAAGCCTTCCATAGCGGTGATCGCCACTGGCGGCACCATCGCCAGCAAGCGTGGGGAAGACGGAGCAAGCACACCGGTCCTGTCCGGTGAGGATCTGCTGGAATTCGTACCGGGCCTTGAAGCGGAGCTTCGCCCGGTCGACCTGATGGCGAAGGATTCTGCAAGCCTCACCCTTTCCGACATGCAGCGCATCAGCGATGCCGTCGGTTCCTGCCTCAAGGATGGCGACTTCGACGGCATCGTCGTCCTGCACGGAACGGATGCCATGGAAGAAACGGCGCTGCTGGTGCATCTGCAGCGTCGCATCAGCAAACCCGTGATTTTCACCGGAGCACAGTTTACCGCCGACCACCCGCAGGCGGATGGGCCGGAAAATCTCGCCACCGCCATTCGGCTTGCCTGCGATCCGGCCAATGCCGACAAAGGCGTCCTTATTGCCTTCGGTGGACGGATCGTACCGGCTTGGGGGGCATACAAGTTCAACAGCGACAGCGCCGACGCCTTCCGCTCTGCACGTATGATCCAAATCCAGAGCCCGGTGCTTCCCGCTCCTGTCGGTGACCGCCGGATCGACACGATTGCCATTTATCCCGGCTGCGATGCCCTCCACATAGAAGCGAGCATTGCAGCCGGTGCCAGCGGCATCGTTCTTGCAGCGCTCGGTTCGGGCAATACCACACCCTGCGTTGTCGAAGCTGTCCGCGAATGCTCGCGCCGCAATATTCCCGTTGCAGTTTCAAGCCGCGTACCGGAAGGCCTGTTGACACCCGGCTATGGCGGCGGCGGCGGCGGATATGATCTTGGCGAAGCTGGAGCCATTCACGCACATACACTTCGCCCGGGTCAGGCGCGCATCCTGCTTGCCGCATTGATCGCGAGTGGCAGCTCAAAGGATGCGATGGTTCACGCTTTCAGCGACGACGGATAA
- a CDS encoding amino acid permease, which translates to MPIETMKATPAEREVFVEEDRGYHKALKPRQIQMIAIGGAIGTGLFLGAGGRLAMAGPALVFVYALCGFFAFLVLRALGELIMHRPSSGSFVSYAREFYGEKLAFVAGWMYWLNWAMTSVADVTAVALYMNFFKHYVPWLQGIDQWVFALTALIIVLSMNLLSVKVFGELEFWFSLVKVIALVTFLVVGIYFVVSGTPIDGHSAGFSIITNSGGLFPNGILPAFIIIQGVVFAYASIELLGTTAGETEDPRKVMPRAIRTVVFRLLVFYVGSVLLLSLLLPYTAYSAGESPFVTFFGKIGVEGADIIMNLVVLTAVLSSLNAGLYSTGRILHSMAISGSAPASLAKMNKNGVPYMGIAVTAVVTVIGVVLNAVVPAAAFEIALNLSALGIITAWGVIVLCQLKLWHLARRGEIVRPDFRMFGAPYTGILTLAFLLGVLVLMALDYPVGTWTIASLAIIGPALILGWYMMRERIHRLATERAVDASIPGK; encoded by the coding sequence ATGCCGATCGAAACCATGAAAGCCACCCCGGCCGAACGCGAAGTGTTCGTTGAAGAGGACCGCGGTTATCACAAGGCCCTGAAACCGAGGCAGATCCAGATGATCGCCATCGGCGGCGCGATCGGTACCGGGCTCTTTCTCGGTGCAGGCGGACGCCTCGCAATGGCAGGTCCGGCCCTGGTCTTCGTCTATGCCCTCTGCGGCTTCTTTGCCTTTCTGGTGCTGCGTGCACTGGGCGAGCTGATCATGCATCGCCCCAGCTCCGGTTCCTTCGTCTCCTATGCCCGCGAATTCTACGGTGAGAAACTGGCGTTCGTGGCAGGCTGGATGTACTGGCTCAACTGGGCCATGACGTCGGTCGCGGACGTAACGGCTGTTGCGCTCTACATGAATTTCTTCAAGCACTATGTGCCGTGGCTGCAAGGCATTGACCAATGGGTGTTCGCACTGACGGCCCTTATCATCGTGTTGTCGATGAACCTTCTGTCGGTGAAAGTGTTTGGCGAGCTGGAATTCTGGTTCAGTCTCGTCAAAGTCATTGCGCTCGTGACCTTTCTGGTTGTCGGCATTTACTTCGTTGTCTCCGGCACGCCGATTGACGGTCATTCGGCTGGCTTCAGCATCATCACGAATAGCGGAGGCCTTTTCCCGAACGGTATATTGCCTGCATTCATCATCATACAGGGTGTGGTTTTCGCTTATGCATCCATCGAGTTGCTGGGCACCACAGCGGGAGAAACCGAAGACCCGCGCAAGGTCATGCCCCGCGCAATCCGCACCGTGGTCTTCCGCCTTCTCGTCTTTTATGTAGGTTCTGTTCTGCTGCTCTCGCTGCTTCTTCCCTACACAGCCTATTCTGCTGGCGAGAGCCCGTTTGTGACCTTCTTCGGCAAGATCGGCGTCGAAGGTGCGGATATCATCATGAACCTCGTCGTCCTGACCGCGGTTCTGTCGTCGCTGAATGCCGGGCTTTATTCCACCGGGCGCATCCTGCACTCCATGGCCATTTCCGGCTCGGCGCCAGCCTCACTGGCCAAGATGAACAAGAACGGCGTTCCCTATATGGGCATCGCCGTCACCGCGGTCGTCACTGTCATCGGTGTTGTTCTCAATGCTGTCGTGCCTGCGGCAGCCTTTGAAATCGCGCTTAATCTCTCCGCGCTCGGCATCATCACGGCATGGGGCGTCATCGTCCTTTGCCAGCTGAAACTTTGGCATCTTGCGCGTCGCGGCGAAATCGTGCGCCCGGATTTCCGCATGTTCGGTGCACCTTACACCGGCATCCTCACACTCGCATTCCTGCTTGGCGTGCTTGTCCTGATGGCACTCGACTATCCAGTCGGCACATGGACGATTGCTTCGCTGGCAATCATCGGCCCTGCCCTCATCCTCGGCTGGTATATGATGCGTGAACGCATCCATCGACTTGCTACCGAACGTGCTGTAGACGCCAGCATTCCCGGTAAGTGA
- a CDS encoding FadR/GntR family transcriptional regulator: protein MSELADWLSDTHPVTRKNAAEVVFDDIRSAITSGRLAVGTRLPSETQLAGRFGVSRPIVREALRSLQTLGLTQTRTGSGTYVLNASPASELNYGGYSARDLIEARPFIEVPAAGWAALRRSAEQLANLLELCDKMDRQTDPQKWELLDSEFHCAIAEASGNTVFSKIVADAREALIQQSELVNLMSGRREASNVEHRLIVEAIEAGSEADARAAMETHLSKVKTAVTTIIGKDEV from the coding sequence ATGAGCGAATTGGCCGACTGGTTATCGGACACACATCCGGTCACACGAAAGAATGCGGCTGAAGTTGTATTCGACGATATTCGCTCGGCCATCACATCCGGTCGCCTTGCCGTGGGCACCCGCCTGCCCTCTGAAACTCAACTCGCTGGCCGGTTCGGTGTCAGCCGCCCAATCGTGCGCGAGGCGCTGCGGTCACTACAGACACTGGGCCTCACCCAGACCCGAACAGGTAGTGGCACCTACGTCCTGAATGCTTCCCCCGCGAGCGAACTGAATTATGGCGGCTATTCCGCGCGTGATCTGATCGAGGCACGCCCGTTCATCGAAGTGCCGGCGGCAGGCTGGGCAGCCTTACGACGCAGCGCCGAACAACTCGCCAACCTGCTTGAACTTTGCGACAAGATGGACCGCCAGACGGACCCACAGAAATGGGAATTGCTCGATTCCGAATTTCACTGCGCGATTGCCGAGGCTTCCGGAAACACGGTCTTCTCCAAGATTGTCGCTGATGCCCGCGAGGCGCTGATCCAGCAATCTGAACTCGTCAACCTGATGTCTGGCCGCCGCGAAGCTTCGAATGTCGAACATCGCCTGATTGTCGAAGCTATTGAGGCGGGATCGGAAGCTGATGCCCGCGCTGCAATGGAAACGCATCTGAGCAAAGTCAAGACTGCTGTAACGACGATCATCGGCAAGGATGAGGTCTGA
- a CDS encoding MFS transporter yields the protein MSRLAERSLDSVRTPESQLKLVSAPTATEQKHYLVKGTPAFRNASIALFLSGFATFSLLYCVQPLMPLFAHDFNITPAASSLSLSVSTGFLAFAIFGAAVVSERFGRRTLMFVSLLGSALCTIVSALVPDWHMLLVIRALQGLLLGGVPAVAMTYLAEEIDPRGLGASMGLYIAGNAFGGMAGRVIAGTLAEYFSWRVGLAGMGLLGLAASIGFLFLLPASQNFIPRPGFNARFHLGAWIGHIRNPALPLLFAIGFLVMGSFVTIYNYIGFRLVTAPYSLSQTALGAIFTVYLFGIAASWLAGRMGDRLGYFTVLPIGLAIQAAGCLLTLFAPLPVIIVGIILVTVGFFVSHSVASALVGRLALHTKGHASSLYLLAYYLGSSVAGAAGGYFWVADGWSAVAEFTFVMLAIAFAAALGAARLSSRN from the coding sequence ATGTCACGCCTCGCAGAACGCAGCCTCGACAGCGTAAGAACACCGGAAAGCCAGCTCAAGCTCGTTTCAGCTCCCACGGCAACCGAACAAAAGCATTATCTCGTCAAGGGCACACCGGCATTTCGCAATGCGAGCATTGCACTCTTCCTGTCCGGCTTTGCAACCTTCTCCCTGCTTTACTGTGTCCAGCCGCTCATGCCGCTTTTCGCGCATGATTTTAACATCACGCCCGCGGCCAGTTCCTTATCGCTTTCCGTTTCGACAGGCTTTCTCGCCTTTGCAATTTTCGGTGCTGCCGTCGTATCTGAGCGCTTCGGACGCAGGACACTGATGTTCGTCTCGCTCCTCGGCTCAGCACTTTGCACGATAGTCAGTGCATTGGTGCCGGACTGGCATATGCTGCTCGTCATCCGTGCCCTGCAGGGCCTGCTGCTTGGCGGTGTGCCTGCGGTCGCCATGACCTATCTGGCGGAAGAAATCGACCCGCGCGGCCTTGGCGCTTCAATGGGGCTTTATATTGCTGGCAATGCATTCGGCGGCATGGCGGGCCGTGTCATTGCCGGAACGCTCGCAGAGTATTTCTCCTGGCGCGTCGGTCTGGCAGGCATGGGGCTGCTAGGACTTGCCGCATCCATCGGTTTCCTCTTTCTGCTGCCCGCATCGCAGAACTTCATTCCGCGTCCGGGCTTCAATGCACGGTTTCACCTCGGCGCATGGATCGGCCACATCCGCAACCCGGCCTTGCCACTGCTCTTTGCCATTGGCTTTCTCGTGATGGGTTCATTCGTCACCATCTATAACTATATCGGTTTCCGCCTCGTGACGGCGCCTTATAGCCTCAGCCAGACAGCGCTCGGCGCCATTTTCACGGTCTATCTGTTCGGCATTGCAGCTTCATGGCTTGCTGGCAGAATGGGCGACAGGCTCGGCTATTTCACCGTGCTTCCCATCGGGCTTGCCATACAGGCTGCGGGCTGTCTTCTGACCCTCTTTGCACCGCTGCCTGTCATCATTGTGGGTATCATCCTCGTGACAGTCGGCTTCTTCGTCAGCCATTCGGTCGCCAGCGCTCTGGTCGGTCGACTGGCACTCCACACAAAGGGACATGCGTCATCGCTCTATCTGCTCGCCTACTATCTCGGCTCCAGTGTTGCCGGTGCAGCGGGCGGCTATTTCTGGGTTGCGGATGGATGGTCTGCGGTTGCCGAATTCACCTTTGTCATGCTTGCCATTGCGTTCGCAGCGGCACTGGGTGCAGCCCGCCTGTCAAGCCGGAACTGA
- a CDS encoding LysR family transcriptional regulator yields MELRHLRYFLAVAEEGNFTRAAAKLGIGQPPLSQQIRDLENEIGVALFHRVPHGAELTAAGTAFLGEAKASLAAAEKAKLVAQGTARGETGRLALGFTASSAFNPTVSGTIRKFRARWPDVRLTLTEMNSHLLMEKLVRGEVDAAFIRPGLENSKDVRMKRLADEPMLIALPSHHPLAVHPKLPISALANEAFVLFPRIVGLSLYDDVVEACRNAGFEMIVAQEAPQMPSVVNLVAADLGVSIVPTAIAQIKLAGVTYRPIEGEPLLARLGLVSMKNNRSPLIDNLTSLLPDQ; encoded by the coding sequence ATGGAACTACGTCATCTGCGTTATTTTCTGGCCGTGGCCGAAGAGGGCAATTTTACCCGCGCGGCTGCGAAGCTCGGTATCGGTCAGCCGCCGCTCAGCCAGCAGATACGCGACCTCGAGAACGAGATCGGGGTGGCGCTGTTTCATCGCGTGCCGCATGGAGCCGAACTGACGGCAGCCGGCACGGCTTTTCTTGGTGAAGCGAAGGCCTCCCTTGCCGCCGCCGAGAAGGCGAAGCTTGTAGCGCAGGGCACGGCGCGTGGAGAAACCGGCAGGCTCGCGCTGGGTTTCACTGCATCGTCCGCGTTCAACCCGACCGTCAGCGGTACAATCCGCAAGTTTCGGGCCAGATGGCCCGATGTCCGGCTGACCCTGACGGAGATGAACAGTCATCTTTTGATGGAAAAGCTGGTCAGGGGAGAGGTGGACGCTGCCTTCATCCGGCCCGGATTGGAAAATTCCAAGGACGTACGCATGAAGCGGCTGGCTGATGAGCCGATGCTGATCGCCCTGCCGAGCCATCATCCGCTTGCCGTTCATCCCAAGCTGCCGATTTCAGCTCTGGCAAATGAGGCATTCGTGCTTTTCCCGCGCATTGTGGGGCTTAGCCTTTACGACGATGTGGTTGAGGCTTGCCGGAATGCGGGCTTTGAAATGATCGTCGCGCAGGAAGCGCCGCAGATGCCATCCGTCGTCAATCTGGTCGCAGCCGATCTGGGCGTCTCGATTGTTCCAACCGCCATTGCGCAGATCAAGCTGGCCGGGGTGACTTATCGTCCAATCGAAGGCGAGCCTCTTCTGGCGCGGTTGGGGCTGGTTTCGATGAAGAACAACCGGTCGCCGCTCATCGATAATCTTACTAGCCTGTTACCGGATCAGTGA
- a CDS encoding NAD-dependent epimerase/dehydratase family protein, which produces MKRLLITGAAGGLGRVMRDKLAGKAELLRLSDVADLGKAKLNEELVQCDLGDMDAVMRLVEGCDGILHLGGISTEASFSKILNANIVGMYNLYEAARAHGRPRIIFASSNHTIGFYRQDEYIDAKAPTRPDGLYGISKCFGESIASMYHDKFGQETAIVRIGSCFEEPRNHRMLSTWMSYDDFAGLIDCVFRAPMLGCPVIWGVSNNDSVWWDNNHARFLGWHPKDNAERFRVELEKTTPRPAPDSALAVYQGGTFVDEPIHQDD; this is translated from the coding sequence GTGAAAAGACTTCTGATTACCGGTGCTGCGGGCGGACTCGGGCGCGTAATGCGAGATAAACTGGCCGGCAAAGCCGAGCTGCTGCGCCTGTCCGACGTTGCCGATCTCGGCAAAGCCAAACTCAATGAAGAGCTGGTTCAATGTGACCTCGGCGATATGGATGCAGTCATGCGTCTTGTCGAAGGTTGCGACGGTATTCTGCATCTCGGTGGTATTTCGACCGAGGCGTCTTTCAGCAAGATACTCAACGCAAATATCGTCGGGATGTACAATCTGTATGAAGCCGCGCGGGCGCATGGCCGTCCGCGTATCATTTTTGCCAGCTCAAACCATACGATCGGTTTCTATAGACAGGACGAATATATCGACGCAAAGGCGCCCACACGTCCAGACGGTCTTTACGGCATTTCAAAATGCTTCGGCGAGTCCATTGCCAGCATGTATCATGACAAGTTCGGTCAGGAGACGGCAATCGTTCGTATCGGCTCCTGTTTTGAGGAGCCGCGCAATCATCGCATGCTTTCGACCTGGATGTCATATGACGATTTCGCCGGTCTGATTGACTGTGTTTTCCGGGCGCCGATGCTGGGATGTCCCGTTATCTGGGGTGTTTCGAACAACGATTCGGTGTGGTGGGACAACAACCATGCCCGTTTTCTCGGCTGGCACCCCAAGGACAATGCGGAACGTTTCCGGGTCGAGCTGGAGAAGACAACGCCGCGGCCAGCGCCGGATTCAGCACTCGCGGTCTATCAGGGCGGTACATTTGTCGATGAACCGATCCATCAGGATGATTGA
- a CDS encoding sugar ABC transporter ATP-binding protein — translation MSAPDKDDGPALLEAVSLSKSFGPVQVLKNIDLRIFGGEVHAIIGENGAGKSTLMKLLAGNERPTSGEIRIDGKPVTFSGPVEAEAQGIVLVHQEILLAPDLTVAQNIYLGRELNRGLVVDDKSMREGARKAIRDLGADIDPDAVVGSLSIAQRQLVQIARVLLVPHRVVIFDEPTASLTPFETEALLKVIRDIRAKGVAVLYISHRLPEVKEISDRVTVLRDGKLVSAHLSSELQPSDMARLMVGRDVSKLYPDRASQHDNAAILEVDNFSVPGYVQNASFHLNRGEILGFAGLVGAGRTELMEGIVGLRPGKGDARHNGKPVHFRNAHESQKAGIVYLSEDRKGKGLLLSKDLGVNLTLASLKKFVSGLQIDRNRERSALDDAIREFDIRTGRKDILAGQLSGGNQQKLLLAKMMMLDPSIVIIDEPTRGIDVGTKEQIYQFIANLADEGKSIIVVSSEMPELIGICDRIVVMREGRIAGEVTGDRMTEHDIVVLATGVEAENAA, via the coding sequence ATGAGTGCGCCAGATAAAGATGACGGGCCAGCACTGTTGGAAGCTGTGTCGCTTTCCAAATCATTCGGTCCTGTTCAGGTTCTGAAAAATATCGATTTGCGCATTTTCGGCGGCGAAGTCCATGCGATCATCGGCGAGAATGGAGCCGGGAAATCGACGCTGATGAAGTTGCTTGCAGGCAATGAGCGTCCTACGAGCGGAGAAATCCGCATCGACGGCAAGCCGGTTACTTTCTCGGGGCCAGTGGAGGCCGAAGCGCAGGGCATTGTGCTGGTGCATCAGGAAATTCTCCTCGCACCCGATCTGACCGTCGCGCAGAACATCTATCTTGGTCGCGAGCTTAACCGTGGACTGGTTGTCGATGATAAATCGATGCGCGAAGGTGCGCGCAAGGCCATTCGTGATCTGGGCGCCGATATCGATCCGGATGCGGTTGTAGGCTCCCTGTCGATTGCGCAGCGCCAGTTGGTGCAGATCGCCCGCGTGTTGCTGGTGCCGCATCGTGTGGTGATTTTTGACGAACCGACCGCTTCGCTGACACCGTTCGAGACGGAAGCGCTGCTGAAAGTCATTCGCGACATTCGCGCAAAGGGCGTCGCTGTTCTCTATATTTCGCACCGCCTGCCGGAAGTGAAGGAAATATCCGATCGTGTGACCGTGCTTCGCGATGGCAAGCTTGTTTCAGCACATCTGTCTTCGGAATTGCAGCCATCGGACATGGCCCGGCTGATGGTCGGTCGTGACGTTTCAAAGCTTTATCCTGACCGCGCAAGCCAGCATGACAACGCTGCCATTCTCGAAGTCGATAACTTTAGCGTACCCGGCTACGTGCAGAATGCGAGCTTCCATCTCAACCGGGGCGAGATACTCGGCTTTGCCGGTCTGGTCGGCGCCGGACGCACGGAGCTGATGGAAGGGATCGTCGGTCTGCGACCCGGTAAGGGGGATGCACGCCACAATGGCAAGCCGGTTCATTTCCGCAATGCGCATGAAAGCCAGAAGGCGGGGATCGTTTATCTCAGCGAGGACCGGAAGGGCAAAGGGCTGCTTCTGTCCAAGGACCTGGGCGTCAATCTCACGCTAGCGTCATTGAAGAAATTCGTGAGCGGTTTGCAGATCGACCGCAACCGGGAACGCTCCGCGCTCGATGATGCGATCCGCGAGTTCGATATTCGCACGGGCCGCAAGGACATTCTGGCAGGTCAGCTTTCGGGGGGAAACCAGCAGAAGCTTTTGCTTGCCAAGATGATGATGCTCGATCCGTCCATCGTCATCATCGATGAACCGACACGCGGCATCGATGTCGGCACGAAGGAACAGATTTATCAGTTCATCGCCAATCTGGCCGATGAGGGGAAATCGATCATCGTGGTTTCGTCGGAAATGCCGGAACTGATCGGTATCTGCGACCGCATCGTCGTGATGCGGGAAGGGCGGATTGCCGGTGAGGTGACAGGCGACCGCATGACGGAACATGACATCGTCGTGCTTGCAACCGGCGTTGAAGCCGAAAATGCCGCATAA
- a CDS encoding ABC transporter permease — translation MTQVATDKSSVARTSKDWDLRAIAPFIALALLLVLGTIANPNFISIDNLLNVATRSAFIAIIALGATYVISSGGLDLSVGAMVAFVASIMILFMNSGVIADPVMMLIAAVMLALIVGAACGLLNGLITTVGGIEPFIATLGTMGIYRGLTTWLSQGGAITLRNPDIQALYRPAYFGSILGVPVPVIVIFVTAALAAFVLYRTRYGRHVIAVGSNEDVARYSGISVKKVRTIAFIIQGLCVAVAVLLYVPRLGSTSATTGLMWELQAITAVVVGGTALRGGVGRIWGTICGAFILEIIGNIMILSNFVSEYLLGAIQGAIIIIAMLVQRSLSRR, via the coding sequence ATGACACAGGTTGCGACCGATAAAAGCTCAGTGGCGAGGACATCCAAGGATTGGGATTTAAGGGCAATTGCCCCGTTCATCGCGCTCGCCCTGCTGCTTGTTCTGGGCACGATTGCCAACCCGAACTTCATCAGCATCGACAATCTTCTCAATGTCGCAACGCGTAGCGCTTTTATCGCCATTATCGCGCTTGGTGCCACCTATGTGATTTCATCCGGCGGGCTCGACCTGTCCGTGGGCGCAATGGTGGCGTTCGTCGCCAGTATCATGATCCTGTTCATGAATAGTGGGGTGATTGCCGATCCGGTGATGATGCTGATTGCGGCCGTGATGCTGGCGCTGATTGTCGGTGCAGCCTGTGGCCTGTTGAATGGCCTGATAACGACGGTTGGCGGCATCGAGCCATTTATCGCCACGCTCGGCACTATGGGCATCTATCGTGGTCTCACCACATGGTTGTCGCAAGGTGGCGCGATCACCTTGCGCAATCCGGACATTCAGGCGCTTTATCGCCCGGCCTATTTTGGTTCCATTCTTGGCGTGCCGGTGCCGGTTATCGTGATTTTCGTGACGGCAGCGCTTGCGGCATTCGTCCTTTATCGGACCCGCTATGGCCGCCATGTCATTGCAGTCGGATCGAACGAGGATGTAGCACGCTATTCCGGCATTTCCGTCAAGAAAGTGCGTACTATCGCCTTCATCATTCAGGGCCTTTGCGTCGCTGTGGCCGTGCTTCTTTATGTGCCGCGTCTGGGTTCTACCTCGGCCACGACCGGCCTGATGTGGGAACTGCAGGCGATTACCGCCGTCGTTGTTGGCGGAACAGCTTTGCGCGGCGGCGTGGGCCGTATCTGGGGCACGATCTGCGGCGCATTCATTCTGGAGATCATCGGAAACATCATGATCCTGTCGAACTTCGTCAGTGAGTATCTGCTCGGGGCAATTCAGGGCGCGATTATCATCATCGCCATGCTTGTGCAGCGTTCGCTTTCGCGAAGATAG